A genomic region of Papaver somniferum cultivar HN1 chromosome 7, ASM357369v1, whole genome shotgun sequence contains the following coding sequences:
- the LOC113296281 gene encoding uncharacterized protein LOC113296281 has translation MKILKGKEEWIVANQVLIIQEWFPDFNPVTQRTSHVMVWVKFPGLCVELLTEKSLMPIGKILGNPIIVDDRTLNHEYGYFASVLTDIDFSVEVPNETNLVSGGRRFTQEVDIPKKPKFCSHCKIIGHEFKDCKVAIKVINSELGFVDEDKRVNTEEDEFLVESDEDSIDGSIGSQDWDTMAADILDNFFLLLSNKMNIDKEDDEDDDVAAAVEEDELMALLLFAVVDDEDD, from the exons ATGAAGATTCTTAAAGGAAAAGAAGAATGGATTGTGGCGAATCAAGTTCTTATTATTCAAGAATGGTTTCCAGATTTCAATCCGGTTACGCAAAGGACTTCCCATGTTATGGTTTGGGTTAAGTTTCCAGGTTTATGTGTTGAATTATTGACAGAAAAATCTCTTATGCCCATAGGTAAAATTCTAGGTAATCCAATTATTGTGGATGATAGAACTTTGAATCATGAATATGGATACTTTGCATCTGTTCTTACTGATATTGATTTTTCAGTTGAAGTTCCTAATGAAACCAATCTTGTATCCGGTGGTAGAAGGTTTACTCAGGAAGTTGATATTCCAAAAAAGCCAAAATTTTGTAGCCATTGTAAAATCATTGGTCATGAGTTCAAGGACTGCAAGGTTGCTATCAAG GTCATCAATTCGGAGTTAGGTTTTGTGGATGAGGACAAGAGGGTGAACACGGAAGAGGATGAATTTTTGGTTGAATCTGATGAAGATAGTATTGATGGCAGCATTGGTTCGCAAGATTGGGATACAATGGCTGCGGACATTTTGGATAA CTTTTTTCTGCTGCTATCAAATAAGATGAATATTGataaggaagatgatgaagacgatgatgttgctgctgctgttgaagaggaCGAACTCATGGCATTGCTGCTGTTTGcggttgttgatgatgaagatgattaa